Proteins found in one Panicum hallii strain FIL2 chromosome 4, PHallii_v3.1, whole genome shotgun sequence genomic segment:
- the LOC112890954 gene encoding uncharacterized protein LOC112890954: MIKRGNKLPIQVAEGKKRPDVPLQAAKLASETGVALRDKLPIYTSWKLYEKDGGPVEVQKVLDKVANRLDVDVKNDGPSKSACTDIIKKGVKQQRYHLKRKYFDESLTMEQLLAKEPPPKMKTEEWIELVKYWCDPKNQVHGLHHCFC, translated from the exons ATGATAAAGAGAGGAAACAAGCTGCCTATCCAAGTGGCTGAAGGGAAGAAAAGACCTGATGTCCCACTTCAAGCAGCGAAGCTGGCATCAGAAACTGGTGTAGCTCTTAGAGACAAGCTGCCTATCTACACATCTTGGAAGCTTTATGAAAAAGATGGGGGGCCAGTAGAAGTACAAAAAGTGCTTGATAAAGTGGCG AATAGGTTGGATGTGGATGTTAAGAATGATGGACCAAGCAAATCTGCATGCACTGATATCATTAAGAAGGGAGTAAAGCAGCAGAGGTATCACCTAAAAAGGAAGTACTTCGACGAGTCCCTCACAATGGAACAGCTGTTGGCCAAAGAACCTCCACCTAAAATGAAGACAGAGGAGTGGATCGAGCTCGTAAAGTACTGGTGTGACCCAAAGAATCAGGTCCATGGCCTGCATCACTGCTTTTGTTAA